ACTACAACGAATTTTCTAAAATCTTTGAACTCTCTTATCTTTTACATTTAAGATATGCGTTTGCCAGCGACCAGTATATCCTTGAAAGACTTAAGTCGACAATTTAAAAGCACTTTCTGCGTATAACTACGGCTTATCGCTACGCTTCGGGATTCACTACCGTTCACCCTCGCTCGGGCTAAAGCCACATTGGTCTCCGTCACGTTTCTTGCGAAAGCAAGAAAGCGTGCCGACGGTAACGCCTGCTTTGCAGGCTCACCTACGACCAACGTCGATAAGCCTAGGTCGTTATACGCCATTTTATAAATAAAGACGGGATTAGCCATGCAAGAAAACGAAAATCAATCATTAGATTCAAAGTATATTACATTAGAGGCTGAATATTTTTTTTCTAACGGGAAAAAGAATAAACTCATAAACTCAACTGACGAAACTTATAAGATTAAATTAAAGAATGAAGATATAATCTTTGATCTTAAAAAACCATTTTATGTTTCTAAAATTTATCTAGCTGTTGATCACGTCGACAAGGAAAGAATTCGATTGAATTTTTCCGACTCTAGTGGAAAAACTGGAAAGGCAAACTTCATTGCCGACGAATCAGATGAATCTAAGCAAACCTTCCAAATTGGCAGTATAATTACGAGATTCATAATTAAATATGATTCAGGATTCCTTGAATGGGCGAATCCTTTTATACTTGGCGTCTCAGTTCGTGGATTACCACTAGAAGAATTAGAATCCTTTTATCCTGATCTTATTGAAATTAGCAAATCTAGAAAAAATTTAGAAACGAAAATACAAAATGAAGAAGCTAGGATAGCCAAAGAAACTGAAGCCATCGCTGAAGAAAGAAACCAATTTGAAAAAAGTAAAATTCAACTGGAAAAAAGACTAAAAGAGTTGGAGGCATCAATTTTAGAACTCGAAGATCAGAAAAAAAATAACGAGATGGTTACAAAAGAAACAGTCGAGTTATTAAATTTAGAAAAAGAAAAGTTTGAAAATACAAAAAAAGAAAATTCTCAGCTATTAACCACAAAATCGGAACTCGAATCCAACATTCAAACCGGCCAAAATAAACTTGAAGCTTTACAAGAAGAAAACAAAGAATTAGAACAAAAAGTGAGAGAACAAAGAAAAATTTTTGCTTCTTATTCGAATGAATATTCTGAGTTCAATAAACAATCAAATTGGTACATTTTCTTCTATGTTTGCCTTACTATATTCCCAATTACAGTCCTGTCTTTTGTTTTATACAAACTATTTATTGGTTCTATTGATTTAACTACAATCTATCAAAATAACGAAAACATCGATACATGGACAATTTTTATTACCAGACTACCATTCGTCACCGTTGCAGGATTTCTTATACACGGATCATACGTCATTTTTAAGTTGATTGCTTTAAAAATCATGGATATACAAAGCGAAAAGCTATCTCTTTCAAAAATAGCTATAATTGCTCAAGATCAAGTTAACTTAAGTTCTGAAAAATTAAATCTTACCGATGAGCAAATTCAGGATGCAAATATTTACCTTCGCATGGAATTATTTAAAGCATATATGAAAGAAACGATAGGAAAAGACTTTGAGTATAAAACGAGAGATTCAAAAATCCTAGATTCTATTAAAGATCAAATAGTTTTAAAGCTTCTGCCTCAAAAATGGCGAGAAAAATTAGAAATTAGCAAAAATCCATAAAACGGCGTATAACTACGCCTTACCGCTACGCTGCGGGATTTGCTTCGCAAACCCTTGCTCGGGCTAAAGCCACATTGTCCTCCGTCACGTTTCTTGCTTAAGCAAGAAATCGCGCCGACGCTAACGCCTTTTCAAGGCTCAGCTACGGACAACGTCGGTAAGGCTAGTTCGTTATACGTCATCCCCACCTACCTCCCTAAGCTACTTTTTAGTCTATATCAACTATTTTTAAGTTGATAGTTCTGACAGAATCTAAAAGATTTAGCTATATGGTTCTTGATGGTATATTTGGGAATAAAACAGCTTCTAAAGTGCTTTTGCACTTATTTCATTATAATGAAATTCATTCTGCTGCGATTGCAAATGACTATGGAGTTGCTGTTACGCCTATTAGAATGCAATTGGAGCGCTTCGAAAAGGCTAGCATCCTAGTAGCTAAAAATGTGGGAAGAACTAGAGTATTTTCCTTTAATCAAAAATCTCCATTTGTTAAGCCTATTAAAGCAATTTTAGAAATATTTTATAATTCTTTAACTATAGAAGAGAAAGAAAAAATCTTTTCTACTCGAAGAAGGCCGAGAGAAAAAGGTAAACCCATTTATGGAAGAACCTAATTGGTCTGAAGTCAATGAGGAAGGACTTTGGAAATTTGTTGGATGGCATCTTGCAAATAAAGGAATTCAATCTGTTCTAGTCGGTGGCGCGGTCGTTGCCATTTACTCAAAGGGAGCATATCGTTCCGGTGATTTAGATTTAGTCGAACCGCTTCTATCAAGAGCAGCTGATATTAAATCCGCAATGGAAAGCATCGGGTTTCATAAAGTGAATCGCCATTATGTTCATCCAAAATGTAAACATCTATATATTGAATTCGTTTCTGCACCAGTATCAATTGGTGATGATTATAAAATTATTCCTGACGAAAAAGAATTTCAAGGTAAGATTCTTAAAATTCTTTCACCTACTGATTGTATTAAAGACAGATTAGCTTCATACTTACACTTCAAAGCTCGTGAATGTCTGGACCAGGCATTGTTAGTTGCTAAGACTCAGAAGTTTGACTTAGAAAAAGTAAGAGAATGGTGTTTGAATGAAGCCGGCAATGGAAAAGATGTCTTCGACGAATTCGTTAGTTTGTATAAAAGATAACTTCATACTCAGGGACGACGCATAACTACGCCTTACCGCTACGCTGCGGGATTCACTACGTTCACCCTTGCTCGGTCTCCGACACATTGGCTGTCCGTCACGCTTCTCGCTGAGCAAGAAGACGTGCCGTCTGCCAACGTCGGTAAGGCTAGTTCGTTATGCGCAAGAGACAAAATTCATCCGAAATTTTCTGAAAATAATAAGAAAAAATATATTTTCGGAAGAAAGTTAATGTTGACAATTACGTATGCTCTCATTTATTCTATACGTATCGGGCCGATTCTATGAATACAAAACTAACCCTTTCACTCGACGATAAAATAATCAAACAAGCTAAGGAATTTGCTAAGCAAAGAAATAAAAGCTTATCCAAACTCATAGAAGACTATTTAGGAGGAATTTCCTCTAAAATTCCTTCGAATGAGGAGAATATTCCTCCTGTTACTAAAAAATTAGCAGGAATTTTGAAAGGTAAAAAAGATATTAATATTAAAAATGATATTTCTAGTTTTCTTGAGAAAAAGTATAAATGATTCAAAGTGTATATCTCGATTCAGATATCATTATTGATTATTTATATGCCAGAGAACCTTTCTTTCAAGAATCTGTAGAACTGATTTCTCTAATAGAAAAAAAGAAAATTAAAGGCTCTATTTCATCTCTTATTATTTGGAACATTTTCTATATACTTGCAAAGTATACCAATCAAAAAACCGCCAGAGAACTAATTAAAGACTTTAGAACTGTCATAGATATAATTCCAATTGATGAAAAAATAATTGATCAAGGATTGGATTCTTCTATAAAAGATTTTGAAGATTCAATTCAATATTTTGCAGCCAAATCAAAGAAAATAAAATATATCATTACTAGAAATAAAAAAGATTACCCCAATGGCGAAATTAAACCATTAAGTCCCAAAGAATTTTTAACAATTTTTAAAGATTTAAACTAGAAATTACATTAACGTTTGTCTCCAGCGCATAACTACGCCTTACCGCTACGCTGCGGGATTCGTTTCACTCACCCTTGCTCGGTCTGCGACACATTGTCCTCCGTCACGTTTCTTGCTTAGCAAGAAAACGCGCCGACGCTAACGTCTCTCCGAGACTCAGCTACGGACAACGTCGGTAAGGCTAGTTCGTTATGCGAAATAGCTTAAACAAAATATGACATACATCAAAAAAATAGAATCCTGGTTAAGAGAAATCGAAGAACTTCTTTGCAATTTTATTTCAGCAATAAAAATAAAAGAATTTCGAAATGATCCATACTCAGGCGTTACAATTTTAATACACCCTTACTCCTACGATACAGCACTAAGTATCGAGCAACAAAAACTACAAATCTCCATAAAGAGAAAATTTCTTGAATGGAAAGAACATTTCAATTTATTAATTGAAAAAGTTCCTCTTGATTTAAAAAAAGAAGCATTACAATCTATTGAATATATAGAAAATCAAATTGAACTAGATTCAAATTGGCATACAAAGTCTACACCTTCGGGAAACGTAAAAGAAATTAAAAAGCATATAGAGAAAATTTATAACATAATAAAACTATATGACAATATTGAAGCAACTATTCTAATTCCAGATACAAATTCACTTATCATCCAACAAAACTTAGAAACATATAAAACCCTGGCAGGAGAAAAAATAACTATTTTATTGATTCCTACTGTATTCTCAGAGCTTGATAAACTGAAAATAATTCATCGAGATGAAGAATTTAGAAAAAAAGTAAATAAGATAATAAACCAAATTAAAGGGTATAGAACTCAAGGAAATTTAGGCGATGGGGTAACAGTTTCTAAAACGATTACAGTCAAAATAGTTGCGAAGGAGCCCAATTTCAAAAACACTTTATCTTGGTTAGATAAAGAAAACAATGATGATCGAATAATAGCAAGTGTTCTTGAATACCAAATAGAAAATCCTTCCAATAATATTTATTTAATAACTGCCGATATAAATTTACAGAACAAAGCTGAATTGGCTAAAATTCCATTTTTTGAACCGCCAGAACCTTGAGTAAACGCTACTTCGCATAACTACGCCTTACCGCTACGCTGCGGGATTCGCTTTCGCTCACCCTTGCTCGGTCTGCGACACATTGTCCTCCGTCACGTTTCTTGCTTAAGCAAGAAAGCGCGCCGACGCTAACGCCTGAAGGCTCAGCTACGGACAACGTCGGTAAGGCTAGGTCGTTAGCCGCAATATACTTAACTTAAATCTGAATTAATGAAAATATATTATATCAAATTTGACGTAGAAATTAATGACAACAGATTTCCTGATTTGAAAAATGCGCAGGCATTTTGTTGGGTTTCAGAAACGACACCAGAAGCAGCAATCGTTAAGTCTGAATATTTTATCAAAAAGGACGATATAAAAATTAATAGAATAATTCAGTATCCTTATGAAGTTAATCACAACGATTTTGAAGACAAAGATATAGGTACAGAAAATTATCTCAAATGTAAAAAAGAAGGACTATCTATTCTATATTTAGGTATAACGACAACAGTTAAATCACCAACTAAATTTAGCATTGAAAATAAGTATCAAACCCAAAATACACAAGAATTCCTTAAGAAATGGAAAAGACTAAAGCAGAAAGGGAAATGTCTACACTATTCGGCTACTAACAATTGTGATCACACAATAAAATCCCATTCTATACAAAAGAGACAGATGCTTTCATCAATCTCACATAACGGACATGTTTATGCAATTTCTACTGACCTTAGTGATATAAAGAGAAATGCAGGAGCACCGACTTATAAACTAAAGGGGCTTGATCAAGTTTCAACATTCCAAGGTTTTTGCCAAAAACATGATAACGAACTCTTTACTCCAATAGATGACTATCCTCTTCAACCGACAAATGAACAAGTTTTTTTATATTCCTATCGCTCAGTCTGTCGTGAAATATATATGAAAACAAATTCATATGAACTGTGTTTAGAAAGTATCAATAAAGAAGAAAATCCAGCAATAATCGAATTCTTGAAGGCCACTATAGAAGGAACAGAAAAAGGGTTAAATGATTTAAAAAAGCATAAGATGAATTTTGACAAATCGTTAAAAAAGAAAGATTTTTTAGATATAGAATATGTTATATTTTGTTCTGAATCTAAACCTAACCTTGCATTTTCTGGCCTTTGTTATCCATATTACGATTTTCAAGGAAAGCATATTCAAACTCCGTTTGATAAAAACAAAAGATTACAGTTATTATCATTCTGCTCTGCACCAATGGAATCCGGATGGGGGTATATTATAAGTTGGCACAAAAGCAGTTCGGATATTGGTCAACACTATATTAACTCACTTGCTACCGCAACGTATTTAAAGAAAAATATCGGAGATTATCTATTTAGGCAAACATTACAATTCGAAAATCTAGCATTTTCCCCTATTTGGTGGGAGGCTTTAGAACAGGAAAAAAAAGATCAAATAATTAACTATGTCTATAATAATTTAAGTTCATTTTCTGATATCAGTCCAGATCATCTTTCTAGTGGACCAGACGGGATTTGCAAATGGAACTTTTCATATGTCAAATCAAACTACTAATATTTAAAAAGTATACTGCGGCTAACTACGCCTTACCGCTACGCTGCGGGATTCGCTCCGCTCACCCTTGCTCGGGCTGAAGCCACATTGGCTATCCGTCACGCTTCATGCTAAGCAAGAAGGCGCGCCGTCTGCCAACGTCGGTAAGGCTAGTTCGTTAGCCGAAAGCACAAAATATTTTTCTTACCAATAACCGACATATTGTAAAATTAAAAATGCTAGACTACGAAAACTTAGACAAAAATTATAATGAAACTTTTCGAACACTTCTAATAATCTTCACTAAAGTATTAGGTCTGAAAAATATTACATCTTACGATTGGAATATTGAAACTAATGAAACAATTAGAAATGGGTTAATACAAGATTTTTATAGTAGATTTGCAGTAATATCTAGATTAATAAAAGCAACAGACAAGAATGAAAATAAAATTCAGGAAACTATCTCATCAATCCATACTTTAAATAGATCATTACTGGAAATATTATTAACTTATAAATATATTTTCACTGAATCAGAAAATTCCATTGAGCTTGAAAATTTGAGATGTAAATTATATATCCGAGATGGTTTGCAAACACGGCAAGGCTTTCCGACATGGCAGCCAGAAATCCAAAGCAAAAAAGAACTAGAAAAGAATGAGATAAAGTTAATGGAAGATCAAATTGAAAACCATTTGCAAAACTTAGGAATTTCAGAGAAAAAAGAAAATTTATTTAAACGATGGAAACCGAATTATTCCGATTTGGTAAATAATTCGAATTTTGGTGAATATTGGAAGGCGACTATTTATAAATATTTATCTGGACATAGCCATTCTCTATTTTCTGGATTAATACAATCTATTGAGAATAATAGACAAAATAACGGTGATTTTTTAATTATTAATGTCGCTGTTTATAGTCATGTAATATCATCCGTTTTTATCAATGACCTTATAACTAAACAAAACAAAATAATGATTAATTTAGAAGAAAATGAAGAAGAATTACTATTATTTTTCTTGAAACTAGCCCAACGTTAAGTTGTGCCATCGGCTAACTACGCCTTACCGCTACGCTGCGGGATTCGCTTTTGCTCACCCTTGCTCGGTCTCCGACACATTGTCCTTCTGTCACTCGCTTGCAATGCGCAAGCTACGTGCCAGTCCCTAACGTCTCTTTGAGACTCAGGGTCGGACAACGTCGGTAAGGCTAGTTCGTTAGCCGAAATAGCAAAATTAATTCAAGAAATATGATTTACGAAATAAAAAATTGTCCGTTTTGTTTTAACGCATTAATATTTAGTAATGATTTAGAAAACAATCAAATTGCTGAATGTTTACAGTGTAGAAAAAAATATCCAATTATTGAAGACACTAAGTATGCGGAAGCTTGGACAGGAAATTCAACATTTATACATTTTTCAGAAAAAGAAGAATATAAAATTTATTACACTGAAAATCTGACTATCGATATGTTGGAATCAGCATTTAATGATTTAGAAAAGCTAGATCCGAAAGAAAGAAGACCTTATAAGTTAATACCAATATTGAAATTAATTCATGATAGCCTAAAAGAACGATTTCGAGAAAAGATTGCGTATCATAGCTTTTCAAAACTTCCAAATAAAGAAAAGCAAACTGTAGCTCTTGACCCTCCAGGGAAAAATTTAAATATTGAAAAAATAATTTATGAAATTTTGCCTTCGGCATTTTCACATCTTTCTGAAAAGACTAAGCAACTCATTTTAGCATCACAGTTAGATATAAAACAAATACGTTTTATCCGTAATAAATCTGAACATTTAATTTTAAATAAATGGACGATTCCATCGTTTGTCCATACAGAACTTAATAAACTTCCGTCAGAATACTCAAGCATTCCTTTCAACCATCAATGGGTAAAAAAAATGATGAACACGAGTTCTAAAATTCTAGAGTCATTTTTACTCGATTTTGGATATGAACAAAAAAATTTATCTGTTTTCAAAAAATATCAAATCTAATTATTTAGAGAAAATATAGAAATTTTGGCTTTAGGTCAGGTGTAACTAGCCTGAGATTAGAAGAATTAAATTTCTGGATAAAATGTTTCGTTTATTTCATGACCTTGATCTTAATTGATAGATTGCTTAAAAGTATGTCGAACAACATGAAGAATTCCTCTGCAACGATTGCGAAGGTAAGGAGAAAAGTTATGAAACAGAAAAACAACGATTTCGTTCAATGGTGCATCTCGGTTTTAAACACAGTTTGGGCCATGGGAATCAGCATTTTAGCCGGGATACTTCTGACCTAAATCCAAAATTAATACCGTTGCTACTTCGGCTAACTACGCCTTATCGCTACGCTGCGGGATTCGCAAGCTCACCCTTGCTCGGGCTAAAGCCACATTGGTCTCCGTCACGTTTCTTGCTTAGCAAGAAAACGCGCCGACGGTAACGCCTGCATTGCAGGCTCACCTACGACCAACGTCGATAAGGCTAGTTCGTTAGCCGAAAGTTCGGGGAAGACGCCGCTTCCGTGCGGCGATTAAAAGAAAAGATTTATAACCCATTAGTTTTCGTTACATAAAACATATAAAAGTAGATAAAAATTCGATTTGACAATACCCTATTCAGTAGGGATAATTGGTTTATTGAAAAGATTATTCATTCATTTTCAAGATTTTGATCAATTTTGGAAACATGCAAAGCTTAGAGATGAAGAACTTCTTGAGTTTCAATCTTATCTTCTCGAAAATCCTAAATCTGGTGTTGTCATTCCCGGTTCAAATGGATTAAGAAAGATTAGGTGGAAAAAGAAAGGCACTGGGAAGAGTTCAGGGATCAGAGTTTTCTATTTAGATTTAGAAGAATTTGGTACTACTTTCCTTATCTCTTTAATCGAAAAGAATGATCAGGAAAACTTATCTAAAGCTCAATTGAAGATACTTTCTCAATTAGTTCAAACTTTAAAAGATAATATGAAGAAAGGGAGAGTCACAAATGGTAAAACAAAGTAACGATAAATTATTCAATAGCCTTGTTAAAGGATTAAATGATGCCATTGATTACTCTAATGGGAAGAATGTTCATGGCGTTCAAGCTAAAATCGTTTCTATTCCAAAACTACCTACTTTTAAAGGAAAAGAAATTAAAAGCATCAGAAATAAATTACATTTAACTCAGACTATATTTGCTCAAACTCTTGGTGTTTCCGAGAAAACTATTGAAGCTTGGGAATCGGGAAGAAATATTCCACAAGGCCCTGCTCAAAGAATGTTATTCGTTCTTAAAAATAATTCAAATGCACTCGACGTCCTAGGTGTTAAATACGGTTAGTTAAGATTGCGACGTCCTTGTCGCAGATCCCGAACCATCGGCTAACTACGCCTTACCGCTACGCTGCGGGATTCGCTTCGCTCACCCTTGCTCGGGCTGAAGCCACATTGTCCTCCGTCACGTTTCTTGCTTAGCAAGAAATCGTGCCGACGCTAACGTCCCTTTGGGACTCAGCTACGGACAACGTCGGTAAGGCTAGTTCGTTAGCCGAAATGTGGCAACTTGATAGAAGAAATGGAAATTAACCTGTACGAATTTAGTAAGAATAAAAAGCATCACTGATCCGCAAACTGGACAATCATTCAATGTGATAATGTGACGAATTAAGGCCCTTTTCCCAAAAAGGAAGAACGAAAATGGGAAACTGCATCGAAAAAAACGCAAATTAATATTCCATTTCAGGATTTCATATCACTTCTTCTGAAAAAATAAATCTTTGCAACTAAATAATAGTTGCAAAGTGATGCAAAATTTGTATAATTTCCATAAGTGTCAAAAATTGATAAGCTAATTGCAAGGTTTAAGGCTAAACCAAAAGATTTTACTTATGATGAGCTGAGAAAATTACTAGGGGCATTAGATTATCTAGAAGACAATTCTGGAAAGTCTTCGGGGTCTAGGGTCGCATGGGTTCATTCAAAAACTAAGCACATAATAAGACTCCACAAGCCGCATCCTCAAAACATCCTTAAGGCTTACCAGGTTGCACAAATTTTAGACGAATTAATCGCGGAAGGTTATATCCAATGAAAGACATTATCGAATACAAAGGTTTCCTAGGATCTCTACATTTTGATTCGGATGATGAGATTTTTTTTGGGAAGATTGAAGGCATTGAAGATCTCATTTCTTTTGAAGGCCAGTCTGTTAAAGAAATCAAAAAAGCATTTACCGAGTCCGTTAATGATTACCTGGAATTATGCAAGAAAGCAAAAAAAAGTCCTGAAAAATCTTTCAAAGGATCATTCAATGTTAGAATTTCTACCGATTTACATAGACGTGTTTATCGCAAATCTTTAATTGAAGGGATTTCGCTTAATCAATTAGTTCAACGCGCTTTGGAAAAAGAAATAGATACTAGAGCGCCACACTTCAGCTAACTACGCCTTACCGCTACGCTGCGGGATTCGCTACCGCTCACCCTTGCTCGGTCTGCGACACATTGTCCTCCGTCACGTTTCTTGCTTAAGCAAGAAAACGCGCCGACGCTAACGTCTCTACGAGACTCAGCTACGGACAACGTCGGTAAGGCTAGTTCGTTATGCGTAATGAGATAAAGTAAGAAACAAAATGAAAAAAACAAACATCATGTATATATTATTACTTTTAGGATTTGTTCAAAGCCTAAAAAGTCAAAATGTTTATATATTTGGAGAAAATGTCAATCTTCGCGAAAATGCAGATGAAAAATCAAAAAGTTTTAAAAAAATTAGCGGAAAAGTCAACGCTACCCTTTTAGGAAACTTTGAAAATAATAACTCAGATTACAGAATTTGGTCAAAGATTCGTTTAGAAGATAATTTGGAAGGCTATGTCTATTCTGATTTTATTTACGATTCATCAATAAATACACCTCAAATAAATACAATATACCCAGAAATTGAATTCAAATATTCTGATAACAATATAATTTTAATTAATAAAGTAAATAAAGCTGAAATTGAAACGCTATCCACTACGAAAAAAATTAAATATTTAAATCGCACCGATCAAATAAATCAATATTTATTAATAACATATAGCATTACTGATTATGAATATCTTGGGTTTATTTATGATCTTAGTAAAAAGAAAATCGTATTCGAGCTACCAGAGAACACAATTGATTTAATGACTTGCGGACTTCAATCGATATCTCCCCATAATTTATTTCTAATTTTAGATACCGGAACATCGCAAAATCGACAGAAATATATAATTGAAATTTCGACATGGAAATTTTTCACATTAAATAACATTCATTCTAACCTTGAGTGGGTCGCCCCAAAAACCTTTGTCTATTTTGAAACTCCCAAAAAAAATGAAACAAAGTTGCCCATTCGGAAAGTGGATAAAAATAATGATAAACTGCAATATGTTCTTCAAGAAAAAAGAATTTGGAATAATGGAAGGATTTTCAGAACAACAAAAACTAGATACGTCTTTGAGGAGTAATTAACTCAATTATAATCTCACTACGCATAACTACGGCTTATCGCTACGCTTCGGGATTCACTATCGTTCACCCTCGCTCGGGCTAAAGCCACATTCCTCTCCGTCACGTCTCTTGCATACGCAACAGTCGCGCCGACGCTAACGCCTTTCTTTAAAAGGCTCAGCTACGAGGAACGTCGATAAGCCTAGTTCGTTAAGCGAAATGACTGAAAACCTTTTATTAATTTTAAGATTTGACAAAAGTATATCAGATTTGATATACTTACAATATGGCTTATAAAATTCAGCTTTTAGAACCTGCTGAAGAATTTCTTACTAATTTAGAAAGTAAGTTAAAAGCTAAATCTTTTAGAACTATCGAATTATTAAGAGATTTTGGACCTGAATTAAGAGAACCTTTTTCCAAAAAAATTCAGAGCATTAATGATTTATTTGAATTAAGGGTTAAACAAGGATCCAATATTTGCAGATTCTTTTACTTTTTCGAAAGGGATAAAATTGTTATCATTACATCTGGGTATGTTAAGAAAGATCAAAAGACAAATAAAGATCAGTTAACAAAAGCGCAGAAGTTAATGAATTCTTTTAAGGGAGAAAAATGATGAAACTTAAAACTAAAGATTTTGATTCTCTTTTAAAAAAAGAATTAAAAAATAAAGTGTTTAAAAGTGAATATGAGGCTCTTACAAATGAATTTACTCTGGCAAAAGAAATTATTAAATTAAGAAAAAAAAGAAATTTAACACAAAAGGATTTAGCAGAAAGAATTGGAACTTCTCAACCTGCAATTGCTAGAATAGAATCAGGTAATTACAAGAATCTTTCTCTTTCATTTATTAATAGATTAGCTAAAGCACTAGATGCTGAGCCAATAATTCATTTAAAAAGCAAAAGTGCTTAATCTCATCAGCCACTTCGCTTAACTACGCCTTACCGCTACACTGCGGGATTCACTTCGTTCACCCTTGCTCGGCCTTCGGCACATTGTCCTCCGTCACGTTTCTTGCCTAAGCAAGAAAGCGTGCCGACGCTAACGCCTTCACAGAAGGCTCAGCTACGGACAACGTCGGTAAGGCTAGGTCGTTATCTGCCATGCCAAAATT
The nucleotide sequence above comes from Leptospira kobayashii. Encoded proteins:
- a CDS encoding type II toxin-antitoxin system HicA family toxin encodes the protein MSKIDKLIARFKAKPKDFTYDELRKLLGALDYLEDNSGKSSGSRVAWVHSKTKHIIRLHKPHPQNILKAYQVAQILDELIAEGYIQ
- a CDS encoding DUF5677 domain-containing protein — protein: MLDYENLDKNYNETFRTLLIIFTKVLGLKNITSYDWNIETNETIRNGLIQDFYSRFAVISRLIKATDKNENKIQETISSIHTLNRSLLEILLTYKYIFTESENSIELENLRCKLYIRDGLQTRQGFPTWQPEIQSKKELEKNEIKLMEDQIENHLQNLGISEKKENLFKRWKPNYSDLVNNSNFGEYWKATIYKYLSGHSHSLFSGLIQSIENNRQNNGDFLIINVAVYSHVISSVFINDLITKQNKIMINLEENEEELLLFFLKLAQR
- a CDS encoding DUF6364 family protein: MNTKLTLSLDDKIIKQAKEFAKQRNKSLSKLIEDYLGGISSKIPSNEENIPPVTKKLAGILKGKKDINIKNDISSFLEKKYK
- a CDS encoding type II toxin-antitoxin system HicB family antitoxin — protein: MKDIIEYKGFLGSLHFDSDDEIFFGKIEGIEDLISFEGQSVKEIKKAFTESVNDYLELCKKAKKSPEKSFKGSFNVRISTDLHRRVYRKSLIEGISLNQLVQRALEKEIDTRAPHFS
- a CDS encoding type II toxin-antitoxin system VapC family toxin; the encoded protein is MIQSVYLDSDIIIDYLYAREPFFQESVELISLIEKKKIKGSISSLIIWNIFYILAKYTNQKTARELIKDFRTVIDIIPIDEKIIDQGLDSSIKDFEDSIQYFAAKSKKIKYIITRNKKDYPNGEIKPLSPKEFLTIFKDLN
- a CDS encoding SH3 domain-containing protein, which encodes MKKTNIMYILLLLGFVQSLKSQNVYIFGENVNLRENADEKSKSFKKISGKVNATLLGNFENNNSDYRIWSKIRLEDNLEGYVYSDFIYDSSINTPQINTIYPEIEFKYSDNNIILINKVNKAEIETLSTTKKIKYLNRTDQINQYLLITYSITDYEYLGFIYDLSKKKIVFELPENTIDLMTCGLQSISPHNLFLILDTGTSQNRQKYIIEISTWKFFTLNNIHSNLEWVAPKTFVYFETPKKNETKLPIRKVDKNNDKLQYVLQEKRIWNNGRIFRTTKTRYVFEE
- a CDS encoding PIN domain-containing protein, encoding MTYIKKIESWLREIEELLCNFISAIKIKEFRNDPYSGVTILIHPYSYDTALSIEQQKLQISIKRKFLEWKEHFNLLIEKVPLDLKKEALQSIEYIENQIELDSNWHTKSTPSGNVKEIKKHIEKIYNIIKLYDNIEATILIPDTNSLIIQQNLETYKTLAGEKITILLIPTVFSELDKLKIIHRDEEFRKKVNKIINQIKGYRTQGNLGDGVTVSKTITVKIVAKEPNFKNTLSWLDKENNDDRIIASVLEYQIENPSNNIYLITADINLQNKAELAKIPFFEPPEP
- a CDS encoding type II toxin-antitoxin system RelE/ParE family toxin: MAYKIQLLEPAEEFLTNLESKLKAKSFRTIELLRDFGPELREPFSKKIQSINDLFELRVKQGSNICRFFYFFERDKIVIITSGYVKKDQKTNKDQLTKAQKLMNSFKGEK
- a CDS encoding helix-turn-helix domain-containing protein; the protein is MKLKTKDFDSLLKKELKNKVFKSEYEALTNEFTLAKEIIKLRKKRNLTQKDLAERIGTSQPAIARIESGNYKNLSLSFINRLAKALDAEPIIHLKSKSA
- a CDS encoding helix-turn-helix domain-containing protein, which codes for MVKQSNDKLFNSLVKGLNDAIDYSNGKNVHGVQAKIVSIPKLPTFKGKEIKSIRNKLHLTQTIFAQTLGVSEKTIEAWESGRNIPQGPAQRMLFVLKNNSNALDVLGVKYG